Proteins encoded within one genomic window of Salipaludibacillus agaradhaerens:
- the ccmA gene encoding heme ABC exporter ATP-binding protein CcmA — MMIETRQITKSLGDKLVLRGVDLSVKRGEAVALLGSNGAGKSTWLKIAAGLLQPTSGEVVINSQVMKKEDYTNRKLIGYLGHRSFLYEAFTSIENLQFFARLYNIANPDERINHLIDAVGLSFFKHEPVRLFSRGMIQRLAIARSLLHDPEILLLDEPHTGLDQQGVAFLNELLLKLKTIGVTLIMVTHDFYQINGVCDRVVVLKKGKISQDENIVGRPVEWIQTLYAGKKITC; from the coding sequence ATGATGATAGAGACACGGCAAATAACCAAATCGCTAGGTGATAAATTGGTTCTCCGAGGTGTTGACTTATCCGTGAAACGAGGGGAGGCCGTGGCCCTATTGGGATCAAACGGTGCTGGCAAAAGTACGTGGTTGAAAATTGCAGCCGGTTTACTTCAACCAACGTCAGGAGAAGTCGTTATCAATAGCCAGGTGATGAAAAAAGAAGATTACACGAACCGAAAACTTATTGGTTACCTTGGTCATCGCAGTTTTCTTTATGAGGCATTTACGTCGATCGAGAATCTGCAGTTTTTTGCTCGCTTGTATAATATAGCAAACCCAGATGAAAGAATTAATCATCTGATTGATGCTGTGGGGCTCTCTTTTTTTAAGCACGAGCCAGTGCGTTTATTTTCACGGGGGATGATCCAACGACTTGCGATTGCTCGGTCGCTCCTCCATGATCCTGAAATCTTGCTATTAGATGAACCCCATACAGGCCTAGATCAACAAGGGGTTGCCTTTTTAAATGAGTTACTTCTAAAGTTGAAGACTATTGGCGTCACTTTGATTATGGTCACTCATGATTTTTATCAAATAAATGGTGTATGTGACAGAGTTGTCGTGTTAAAAAAAGGGAAAATTTCTCAAGACGAGAATATAGTTGGGCGTCCCGTTGAATGGATTCAAACATTGTATGCAGGGAAGAAGATAACATGCTGA